A stretch of Microbacterium sp. LWH3-1.2 DNA encodes these proteins:
- a CDS encoding MFS transporter: MTGDTSPETTFNGRLAILLAMAMFVLVVDTSIMNVSISAVVEELGTTASGVQSAIALEALVSAAFILIGGKTGDLIGRKLAYILGLCGYAVGAVAMTFAQSLTAVIIFWAVIGGIGASLLLPSMQSLIHGNFSGGHQKRVYALVGASAAIAAAVGPLLGGFITTFWSYRVAFGFEAVIIAIVLLGAGLVKDVKYTGDRSIDLVGAALSVIGMGGVVLGILVWQEGGGYVGIIIGLGAVALGGLAWWLNSRKKRGKPVLLDPALFSSKPFRTGVSGQLLQQIALGGTMIVLPLYLQMVLEYNALQAGLSIAPLSLSMFAVAIWAGRRAKGRPANLILLGFSLAAVGLIAIVPLVPVADNGWYLTIPLIIAGSGLGLLVSQLNNYTLSPISDERVSEAAGVNSAAGSFGLSFGLAFAGAIMLATLAASFTSLAYSSTVLTSEQQEQVATVLEEDAELMSNTGLEQLLADEPPEASAEVVRINTEARHIALQVALLIPIIAAVLGVLNGFRMRRLPDPQPNEAAEGVLGG; this comes from the coding sequence ATGACAGGGGATACCTCGCCCGAGACGACCTTCAACGGGCGTCTTGCGATCCTTCTCGCGATGGCGATGTTCGTTCTCGTGGTCGACACGTCGATCATGAACGTCTCGATCTCGGCGGTGGTCGAGGAACTCGGCACGACCGCCAGCGGGGTGCAGAGCGCGATCGCCCTCGAAGCGCTGGTGTCTGCAGCATTCATCCTGATCGGCGGCAAGACCGGCGACCTCATCGGGCGCAAGCTCGCGTACATCCTGGGCCTGTGCGGCTACGCGGTCGGCGCGGTGGCGATGACGTTCGCGCAGAGCCTGACCGCCGTCATCATCTTCTGGGCGGTGATCGGCGGGATCGGAGCATCCCTTCTCCTCCCCTCCATGCAGTCACTCATCCACGGCAACTTCTCCGGCGGTCACCAGAAGCGCGTCTATGCGCTGGTGGGCGCGTCGGCGGCGATCGCGGCTGCCGTCGGGCCCCTCCTCGGCGGCTTCATCACCACCTTCTGGTCGTATCGCGTCGCCTTCGGCTTCGAGGCGGTCATCATCGCGATCGTTCTGCTCGGCGCCGGCCTCGTGAAGGACGTCAAGTACACCGGCGACCGCTCCATCGACCTCGTCGGTGCGGCGCTGTCGGTCATCGGCATGGGCGGCGTCGTCCTCGGCATCCTGGTCTGGCAGGAGGGCGGCGGCTATGTCGGCATCATCATCGGCCTCGGCGCCGTCGCGCTCGGCGGCCTGGCGTGGTGGCTCAACTCGCGCAAGAAGCGGGGCAAGCCGGTCCTCCTCGACCCCGCGCTGTTCTCGTCGAAACCCTTCCGCACCGGCGTGAGCGGGCAGCTGCTGCAGCAGATCGCCCTCGGCGGCACCATGATCGTGCTTCCGCTCTATCTGCAGATGGTGCTGGAGTACAACGCCCTGCAGGCAGGTCTGTCGATCGCGCCGCTGTCGCTCAGCATGTTCGCGGTCGCGATCTGGGCGGGCCGCCGGGCCAAGGGGCGTCCCGCGAACCTCATCCTCCTCGGCTTCTCGCTCGCCGCCGTCGGCCTCATCGCGATCGTGCCGCTGGTCCCCGTCGCCGACAACGGGTGGTACCTGACCATCCCGCTCATCATCGCGGGGTCGGGTCTCGGCCTCCTGGTCTCGCAGCTCAACAACTACACGCTGTCGCCGATCTCCGACGAGCGGGTCAGCGAGGCCGCGGGCGTGAATTCCGCTGCGGGCTCGTTCGGCCTGTCGTTCGGCCTCGCGTTCGCCGGCGCCATCATGCTCGCGACCCTGGCGGCCTCGTTCACCTCGCTCGCGTACTCGAGCACGGTCCTCACGTCCGAACAGCAGGAGCAGGTGGCCACGGTGCTCGAGGAGGACGCCGAGCTCATGTCGAACACGGGGCTCGAGCAGCTCCTCGCCGACGAGCCGCCGGAAGCCTCGGCCGAGGTGGTCCGCATCAACACCGAGGCCCGCCACATCGCACTGCAGGTCGCGCTGCTCATCCCGATCATCGCGGCGGTGCTCGGTGTCCTGAACGGGTTCCGTATGCGGCGTCTGCCCGATCCCCAGCCGAACGAGGCGGCGGAGGGGGTCCTGGGCGGATGA
- a CDS encoding MFS transporter — protein sequence MSSPAPGSDEPGTPSTPAFPAESGASSEHVLSTAALNTGGLDDTPVPGRRVFAWALWDWATQPFNSVILTFVFVSLYLVSDAFLPADIAAQNADGDTVCSSAAGSGTAYCGALADLSEWYGWVTFAAGILILLLAPVLGQRADAAGTKKRWVVGATAVLALLQFALFFVYSEPQFFWLGAILVALGSVSSEIAGVNYNAMLVQVSTPKTIGRVSGLGWGMGYIGGILALALVVVLNTFDWFGLDVSDGLAYRLIAVGAAVWTVLFALPFVFLVPESPADPGRRKVGFFEGYVVLVHDIVALFREHRPTFWFLIASAVYRDGLAGVFAFGGVLAAVSFGFSATEVIAFGIALNLVAGVSTIIAGRLDDRFGARAVIITALTILIVSALFVFFLREGGKPVFWVGGIILSAAVGPAQASSRSLLARVTPTGMQGEVFGLYATTGRVMSFLSPLLWALFIGWFGATHYGILGIVIVLLVGLLLLLPVKLRPEDIAR from the coding sequence ATGAGCTCCCCCGCCCCCGGCTCCGACGAGCCCGGCACGCCGTCGACACCCGCCTTTCCGGCGGAATCCGGCGCTTCGTCCGAGCACGTGCTGTCGACCGCCGCCCTCAACACCGGCGGCCTCGACGACACGCCCGTGCCCGGGCGCCGCGTGTTCGCGTGGGCGCTGTGGGACTGGGCGACGCAGCCCTTCAATTCGGTCATCCTCACGTTCGTCTTCGTCTCGCTGTATCTCGTGTCGGATGCCTTCCTGCCGGCCGACATCGCGGCCCAGAACGCGGACGGCGACACGGTGTGCTCGAGCGCGGCGGGCTCGGGCACCGCGTACTGCGGCGCCCTCGCCGATCTGTCGGAGTGGTACGGCTGGGTCACCTTCGCGGCCGGCATCCTGATCCTCCTGCTCGCACCCGTGCTGGGTCAGCGCGCCGACGCGGCGGGCACCAAGAAGCGCTGGGTGGTCGGCGCGACCGCGGTGCTCGCGCTCCTGCAGTTCGCACTCTTCTTCGTGTACTCCGAGCCGCAGTTCTTCTGGCTCGGAGCGATCCTCGTCGCGCTCGGATCCGTCTCCTCCGAGATCGCGGGCGTCAATTACAACGCGATGCTCGTGCAGGTCTCGACGCCGAAGACGATCGGTCGCGTCAGTGGGCTCGGCTGGGGAATGGGCTACATCGGCGGCATCCTCGCGCTCGCCCTCGTCGTCGTGCTCAACACGTTCGACTGGTTCGGCCTCGACGTGTCGGACGGCCTCGCCTACCGCCTCATCGCCGTCGGTGCAGCGGTGTGGACCGTGCTGTTCGCCCTGCCGTTCGTCTTCCTGGTGCCGGAGTCCCCAGCCGATCCCGGCCGCAGGAAGGTCGGGTTCTTCGAGGGCTACGTCGTGCTCGTGCACGACATCGTCGCGCTCTTCCGCGAGCACCGGCCGACCTTCTGGTTCCTCATCGCGAGCGCCGTCTACCGCGACGGCCTCGCGGGCGTCTTCGCATTCGGCGGAGTGCTCGCCGCGGTGTCGTTCGGGTTCAGCGCAACCGAGGTCATCGCGTTCGGCATCGCCCTGAACCTCGTCGCCGGTGTCTCCACGATCATCGCGGGCCGCCTCGACGACCGCTTCGGGGCGCGCGCGGTCATCATCACGGCGCTCACGATCCTCATCGTCAGTGCGCTGTTCGTCTTCTTCCTGCGCGAGGGCGGCAAGCCGGTGTTCTGGGTCGGCGGCATCATCCTGTCGGCCGCCGTCGGCCCGGCGCAGGCGTCGAGCCGATCGCTGCTCGCGCGCGTCACGCCGACCGGGATGCAGGGCGAGGTCTTCGGTCTCTACGCGACCACCGGACGCGTCATGAGCTTCCTGTCGCCGCTGCTGTGGGCGCTCTTCATCGGCTGGTTCGGCGCGACCCACTACGGCATCCTCGGCATCGTGATCGTGCTGCTCGTCGGACTCCTGCTCCTGCTTCCCGTGAAGCTGCGGCCCGAAGACATCGCTCGCTGA